The following are encoded in a window of Candidatus Afararchaeum irisae genomic DNA:
- a CDS encoding PadR family transcriptional regulator — translation MRDLTAFQRKIVQVLAEESMYGLAIKRELENYYGDEVNHGRLYPNLDELVELGYLRKNELDKRTNEYELTEKGAERLADEMRWEIERYVRGDGNLDDVDSLLPDGIEVEAEVETHDA, via the coding sequence ATGCGTGACCTCACGGCGTTTCAGAGGAAGATAGTCCAGGTTCTCGCCGAGGAGAGTATGTACGGTCTGGCTATAAAACGCGAACTTGAGAACTACTACGGTGACGAAGTCAACCACGGACGTCTATATCCCAACCTCGACGAACTCGTCGAACTCGGCTACCTACGTAAGAACGAACTCGACAAGAGAACCAACGAGTACGAGCTTACCGAGAAGGGTGCCGAGAGACTCGCTGACGAGATGAGATGGGAGATAGAGAGGTACGTAAGAGGAGACGGTAACCTCGACGACGTCGACTCTCTTCTCCCCGACGGAATAGAGGTCGAAGCCGAGGTCGAGACACACGACGCCTAA
- a CDS encoding signal recognition particle protein Srp54: protein MVLDSLGSSLQDALEKLAGKSRIDEEAVDEVVKDIQRALLQADVDVDLVMDLSDSVRERSLNEEPAPGTSPREHVLHVVYEEMVEVIGDETEVPLDDQVIMLSGLQGSGKTTTSAKIANWFSRKGLQSAIVQTDTFRPGAYEQSKQMADEADVPFYGDPDSEDPVEIAREGLDEFENRDVVIVDTSGRHSLEESLINEIEEIEEVVDPDLNLLVLDASIGQGAKDQATAFEEAVGIDGVVITKLDGTAKGGGALSAVNQTDSSIAFIGTGETVSDIERFDPDGFISRLLGMGDIRALAERVEEAMAESEEEGEEELDPEAILQGDLTLEDVYKQMEAMNKMGPMDQVLDMIPGMGGMGGMGGLTDEMPDDFAETTQQKMDAYKTIMDSMTDDELQNPSNIGSSEIERIARGSGTSEDDVRELLKYHKTMKRTVNQMQGGGGDLGRMMKKFGGDMSGNFP from the coding sequence ATGGTTCTTGACAGTCTGGGTTCATCTCTACAGGACGCTCTTGAGAAGCTCGCGGGGAAGTCACGGATAGACGAGGAGGCTGTCGACGAGGTCGTGAAGGACATACAGCGTGCTCTTCTCCAGGCGGACGTCGACGTCGATCTCGTGATGGATCTCAGCGACTCGGTTCGTGAGAGGTCTCTCAACGAGGAGCCCGCTCCCGGAACGAGTCCGAGGGAACACGTCCTACACGTAGTCTACGAGGAGATGGTCGAGGTCATAGGTGACGAGACGGAGGTGCCTCTTGACGACCAGGTCATAATGCTGTCGGGTCTTCAGGGATCGGGTAAGACGACAACGTCGGCGAAGATAGCGAACTGGTTCTCACGTAAGGGTCTCCAGTCGGCGATAGTTCAGACCGACACATTCCGTCCGGGTGCTTACGAACAGTCGAAACAGATGGCGGACGAGGCGGACGTGCCCTTCTATGGCGACCCCGACTCCGAAGATCCCGTCGAGATAGCGCGCGAGGGTCTCGACGAGTTCGAGAACAGGGACGTCGTTATAGTCGACACATCGGGTAGACATTCGCTCGAGGAGAGCCTCATAAACGAGATAGAGGAGATAGAGGAGGTCGTCGATCCCGACCTCAACCTACTCGTACTCGACGCCTCGATAGGACAGGGAGCGAAGGATCAGGCGACTGCTTTCGAGGAAGCTGTAGGAATAGACGGAGTCGTAATCACTAAGCTCGACGGTACTGCGAAGGGTGGAGGTGCTCTGAGCGCGGTCAACCAGACCGACTCGTCGATAGCCTTCATAGGCACGGGGGAGACCGTGAGCGACATAGAGAGATTCGACCCCGACGGCTTCATATCACGTCTCCTCGGAATGGGAGACATACGTGCCCTCGCCGAGCGCGTCGAGGAGGCGATGGCGGAGTCAGAAGAGGAGGGCGAGGAGGAACTCGATCCCGAGGCTATACTCCAGGGCGACCTCACGCTCGAAGATGTCTACAAGCAGATGGAGGCGATGAACAAGATGGGACCGATGGATCAGGTTCTCGATATGATACCCGGAATGGGTGGAATGGGAGGCATGGGCGGTCTCACCGATGAGATGCCCGACGACTTCGCCGAGACGACACAGCAGAAGATGGACGCCTACAAGACGATAATGGACTCGATGACCGACGACGAGCTTCAGAACCCGAGTAATATAGGCTCGTCGGAGATTGAGAGGATAGCGCGCGGCTCGGGTACGAGCGAGGACGACGTGAGGGAGCTTCTCAAGTACCACAAGACGATGAAGAGGACTGTCAACCAGATGCAGGGCGGTGGAGGCGACCTCGGACGTATGATGAAGAAGTTCGGAGGCGACATGAGCGGGAATTTCCCGTGA
- a CDS encoding cobalamin B12-binding domain-containing protein translates to MSEQQTERKIRCLIAKAGLDGHDRGAHVIARAFRDAGFEVIYTGLHNTPDEIIQAAVQEDVDVVGISILSGAHNTVVPKIINGLKEYDAFEDTLVIVGGTIPEEDEKNLKEEGVDAVFGPGADTSNTIEFVRENAPER, encoded by the coding sequence ATGAGTGAACAGCAGACAGAGCGCAAGATAAGATGTTTGATCGCAAAGGCGGGCTTAGACGGACACGACAGAGGAGCACATGTAATAGCACGTGCGTTCCGTGACGCGGGATTCGAGGTCATATACACGGGACTCCACAACACCCCCGACGAGATAATACAGGCGGCTGTTCAGGAGGACGTCGACGTCGTAGGTATCTCTATCCTGAGCGGAGCCCACAACACAGTGGTTCCGAAGATCATCAACGGTCTCAAGGAGTACGACGCCTTCGAGGACACTCTAGTCATAGTCGGCGGCACAATACCCGAGGAAGACGAGAAGAACCTCAAGGAGGAGGGCGTCGACGCCGTCTTCGGTCCCGGAGCTGACACGAGCAATACCATAGAGTTCGTCCGGGAGAACGCACCAGAGAGATGA
- the meaB gene encoding methylmalonyl Co-A mutase-associated GTPase MeaB produces the protein MSEESTDKGEFDELVDGVLDGKYRSLARLITHIENQREGYRDAIKRLHQHTGDAHVIGVTGSPGAGKSTLVDKMVEEYREQGKTVGVIAVDPSSPYTGGSLLGDRIRLQAGSGDMDVFFRSMSSRGALGGLSSATTDAIKALDAFGKDVIIVETVGAGQNEVEIVRTADSVLVLLMPSGGDDIQMIKAGILEIGDIFVVNKADLEGADRTVMEVKRMIEMREDPTAGVPTGHHGPSAMNNDDDIGDEDAYEDDWKPEVTKTIAERGDGVTDLLGIVSDHREYLIESGEMKEREFKRYSSEIHSLLEDSLRKIAEKEIEKAGGIDALAEEVVERESDPYTTTERMLEPITDCIDENENENENGTEDE, from the coding sequence ATGAGCGAAGAGTCCACGGACAAGGGAGAGTTCGACGAGCTCGTCGACGGCGTCTTAGACGGTAAGTACAGGTCTCTCGCGCGTCTCATCACCCACATAGAGAACCAGCGTGAGGGATACAGAGACGCCATAAAGAGACTCCATCAGCACACGGGAGACGCCCACGTCATAGGAGTCACGGGATCGCCCGGAGCGGGTAAGTCGACACTCGTCGACAAGATGGTCGAGGAGTACCGCGAACAGGGCAAGACGGTCGGAGTGATCGCTGTCGATCCGTCGTCGCCTTACACGGGAGGCTCCCTCTTAGGCGACAGAATACGTCTCCAGGCGGGGTCGGGTGACATGGACGTCTTCTTTAGGTCGATGAGTTCGAGGGGTGCCCTCGGAGGACTCTCAAGCGCGACGACCGACGCCATAAAGGCTCTCGACGCCTTCGGAAAGGACGTCATAATAGTCGAGACGGTCGGAGCGGGTCAGAACGAGGTCGAGATCGTCCGTACTGCCGACAGCGTCCTCGTCCTGCTTATGCCGTCAGGAGGAGACGACATACAGATGATAAAGGCGGGTATACTCGAGATAGGAGACATATTCGTCGTCAACAAGGCTGACCTCGAAGGCGCGGACAGGACAGTGATGGAGGTCAAGAGGATGATAGAGATGCGTGAGGATCCCACAGCGGGCGTTCCGACGGGTCACCACGGTCCGAGCGCGATGAACAACGACGACGACATAGGCGACGAGGACGCCTACGAGGACGACTGGAAGCCCGAGGTCACCAAGACGATCGCTGAGAGAGGCGACGGAGTCACTGACCTCCTTGGAATAGTGAGTGACCACAGGGAGTACCTCATAGAGTCAGGAGAGATGAAGGAGAGGGAGTTCAAGAGGTACTCGTCGGAGATACACAGCCTCTTAGAGGACAGCCTGAGGAAGATAGCTGAGAAGGAGATCGAGAAGGCAGGCGGTATAGACGCGCTCGCCGAGGAGGTCGTCGAGAGGGAATCCGACCCCTACACGACGACTGAGAGGATGCTCGAGCCGATCACCGACTGCATAGACGAGAACGAGAACGAGAACGAGAACGGGACAGAAGACGAGTAG